The genomic stretch GCGCCGGCCACCAGGTGGTCGAGTCGCCGCACATGCTCAAGGCCCTTCTGGAACAGGAGGACGGCGCCACGCTGCCGATCCTCCAGAAGATCGGCGTGTCGGTTGCCCAGCTCAAGTCCGACCTCGACCGCGCCATTGAGCGCTTTCCGAAGGTCGAAGGCGGGGCCGACCTCTACCTCGCCAACTCACTGAAAAAGATTCTCGACGTCGCCCAGGACGAGGCGGCCAAGATGAAGGACGCCTACGTCTCGACCGAGCACGTCCTCATCGCCATGGCCAAGGTGAGCGATCACCCGGCCAAGGAAGCCCTCTCGGCCGCGGGCGTGACGCCCCAGTCGGTGGAGAGCGTCCTCAAGGCGATCCGCGGCTCGGGACCGATCACCTCCCAGGATCCCGAGGCGACCTACCAGTCACTCGAGAAATACGCCATCGACCTGACCGAGCGTGCCCGCCAGGGCAAGATCGACCCGGTCATCGGCCGCGACGACGAAATCCGCCGCGTCATCCAGGTGCTCTCGCGGCGCACCAAGAACAACCCGGTCCTGATCGGCGAGCCCGGCGTCGGTAAGACCGCCATCGCCGAGGGCCTTGCCCAGCGCATCGTCGCGGGCGACGTGCCCGAGGGGCTCAAAAACAAGAAGGTCTGCTCGCTCGACATGGGCGCGCTGGTTGCCGGAGCGAAATACCGCGGCGAGTTCGAGGAGCGCCTCAAGGCCGTCATCAAGGAAGTGACCGAGGCCGAGGGCCAGATCATTCTCTTCATCGACGAGCTCCACACCCTGGTGGGCGCCGGCAAGACCGACGGCGCGATGGACGCCTCCAACCTGCTCAAGCCCGCGCTGGCGCGCGGCGAGCTGCGCTGCGTGGGCGCGACGACCCTCGATGAATACCGCAAGTACATCGAGAAGGACGCCGCCCTGGAGCGCCGCTTCCAGCAGGTCTTCGTGGGCGAGCCCAGCGTCGAAGACACCATTGCAATTCTTCGCGGTCTGAAAGAGCGCTACGAAGTGCACCACGGCGTGCGCATCGCCGACTCCGCCATCGTGGCTGCGGCGACGCTCTCGAACCGCTACATCACCGACCGCTTCCTGCCCGACAAGGCCATCGACCTCATCGACGAGGCCGGCTCGCGGCTGCGCATCGAGATCGACTCGCTGCCGCTTCCCATCGACCAGATCGAGCGCAAGATCATCCAGCTCGAGATCGAGCGCGAGGCGCTCAAGAAGGAAAAGGACAAGGCCTCCAAGGAGCGCCTGGCCAATGTCGAGGAAGAGATCGCCAACCTCAAGGAAGACGTCTCCGGCCTCAAGGCCCAGTGGGAAAAAGAGAAGGAAGCCATTCAGGCCGGCCGCGCCGTGAAGGAAGAGATCGAGAAGGTCCGCTTCGAGATGGAGCAGGCCGAGCGCGCCGGCGAATTGCAGAAGGCCGCCGAGCTCAAGTTCGGCAAGCTGCCCGAGCTCGAAAAGAAACGCGCCGAGGTCGAGGCCGCCCTTGAGAAGCAGGAAGCCGAAGGCTCCATGCTCAAGG from Chrysiogenia bacterium encodes the following:
- the clpB gene encoding ATP-dependent chaperone ClpB; translation: MRFDKYTTKTQEALLEAQEIARRAGHQVVESPHMLKALLEQEDGATLPILQKIGVSVAQLKSDLDRAIERFPKVEGGADLYLANSLKKILDVAQDEAAKMKDAYVSTEHVLIAMAKVSDHPAKEALSAAGVTPQSVESVLKAIRGSGPITSQDPEATYQSLEKYAIDLTERARQGKIDPVIGRDDEIRRVIQVLSRRTKNNPVLIGEPGVGKTAIAEGLAQRIVAGDVPEGLKNKKVCSLDMGALVAGAKYRGEFEERLKAVIKEVTEAEGQIILFIDELHTLVGAGKTDGAMDASNLLKPALARGELRCVGATTLDEYRKYIEKDAALERRFQQVFVGEPSVEDTIAILRGLKERYEVHHGVRIADSAIVAAATLSNRYITDRFLPDKAIDLIDEAGSRLRIEIDSLPLPIDQIERKIIQLEIEREALKKEKDKASKERLANVEEEIANLKEDVSGLKAQWEKEKEAIQAGRAVKEEIEKVRFEMEQAERAGELQKAAELKFGKLPELEKKRAEVEAALEKQEAEGSMLKEEVSDQTVAGIVARWTGVPVDKLLEGEKEKLLRMEDALRSRVVGQEEALVAVSNAVRRARAGLKDPNRPIGSFLFLGPTGVGKTETARALAEFLFDTEDAMVRIDMSEFMEKHAVSRLVGAPPGYVGYEEGGYLTEAVRRRPYSVVLLDEVEKAHPDVFNILLQVLDDGRLTDGHGRTVDFRNTVLILTSNVGSQYLLDSEMKDEEREKLLTEALRQTFRPEFLNRIDDTVFFHALGRKEIAEIVNIQIDRLLGVIADKDIKLELTDAAREYLGGVGYDPLYGARPLKRAIQHELIDPLAVKILEGQVSEGTTLRVDKGAGEGLTFTPAETEQVPRAAAG